The following proteins are encoded in a genomic region of Streptomyces lunaelactis:
- a CDS encoding C40 family peptidase, whose protein sequence is MLRRTGIIGILIGLLAFLLWAPTTAAAATAPAATAVRTAAADGECAVLAPGASAAAERAIAAACAQVAADVWYTWGGGHGPQPGATYGQVDPTDPASEHDPERLGFDCSGLVRHAYAQATGVDMLNGVASAQYYTHRAAERFTAAQGLAPLLPGDLLVWGTSQKLHHIAIYLGAGKMVEAKQSGTRLMVSDVRLTGSYYGAVRVNTGPVTGHVFQTWGNGVWTKAQPSTKAARVYALAQPTTIRVECQKHAELVTSDGYTNDAWSYLPDYKAWVTNIYIKGPAWLDGVPTCTF, encoded by the coding sequence ATGCTCCGCCGGACCGGAATCATCGGCATACTCATCGGGTTACTGGCCTTCCTTCTCTGGGCGCCCACCACCGCGGCCGCCGCAACCGCGCCCGCGGCCACAGCAGTTCGTACGGCCGCCGCCGACGGCGAGTGCGCCGTCCTGGCACCGGGAGCGTCCGCGGCCGCCGAGCGGGCGATCGCCGCCGCCTGCGCGCAGGTGGCAGCGGACGTCTGGTACACGTGGGGCGGCGGTCACGGACCCCAGCCCGGTGCCACGTACGGGCAGGTGGACCCCACCGACCCGGCCAGCGAGCACGATCCCGAGCGGCTCGGCTTCGACTGCTCGGGTCTGGTCCGCCACGCCTACGCCCAGGCCACCGGCGTGGACATGCTCAACGGGGTTGCCAGCGCCCAGTACTACACGCATCGCGCCGCCGAACGCTTCACCGCCGCCCAGGGCCTCGCCCCGCTGCTCCCCGGCGACCTGCTGGTGTGGGGCACCTCGCAGAAGCTGCATCACATCGCCATCTACCTCGGCGCGGGCAAGATGGTGGAGGCCAAGCAGTCCGGCACCAGACTCATGGTCAGCGATGTCCGGCTGACCGGCAGCTACTACGGAGCGGTCCGCGTCAACACCGGACCGGTGACCGGGCACGTCTTCCAGACCTGGGGCAACGGCGTCTGGACCAAGGCCCAGCCGTCCACCAAGGCCGCGCGCGTCTACGCGCTCGCCCAGCCGACGACGATCCGCGTCGAGTGCCAGAAGCACGCGGAGCTGGTCACCTCCGACGGCTACACCAACGACGCCTGGTCCTATCTGCCGGACTACAAGGCATGGGTGACCAATATCTACATCAAGGGGCCCGCGTGGCTGGACGGTGTGCCCACCTGCACCTTCTGA